One window of Solwaraspora sp. WMMA2056 genomic DNA carries:
- a CDS encoding GTP-binding protein: MPSPLAPAGRTARPPADIRPAVTVLTGFWPAATMAVARTLLAADPSLLIVRHDLSGVRDGTVHRVVRDGTGIVEDVRVDLVHGCVSCTLREDVLPTLARLATDRPGSDIVLVLPEVVEPEAVAAACRHCRVGGAAIDDLVRFDSYVTVVAAEHLLDGLISTDDLVHLGIHAAPDDHRALADVIARQIEYADTVVLWGEADGGDFETHRLGVLLHRMAPWAVHLRAGDQPVVDAGWLAARLRHTARHRPETPDVLTRGIEGYTLGVHEPVADCGIVSAVFRARRPLHPGRLHAALDDLTAEALRSRGHIWLASQPETVLGWESAGGGLGLRTLGPWLAAVPDAEWEQASAQRRLAAAMEWDPYYGDRHQHLVFVGVDLDPAGLHRRLAACLLTDAELADGEAGWRALPDPFTGC, from the coding sequence ATGCCGTCACCGCTCGCTCCGGCCGGCCGTACCGCCCGGCCACCCGCCGACATCCGCCCGGCGGTCACCGTCCTGACCGGCTTCTGGCCCGCCGCCACGATGGCCGTCGCCCGGACCCTGCTCGCCGCCGACCCGAGCCTGCTGATCGTCCGCCACGACCTCAGCGGAGTACGCGACGGCACCGTGCACCGGGTCGTCCGGGACGGCACCGGGATCGTCGAGGACGTCCGCGTCGATCTCGTCCACGGCTGCGTCTCCTGCACCCTGCGCGAGGACGTCCTGCCCACCCTGGCCCGGCTCGCGACCGACCGGCCCGGCAGCGACATCGTGCTCGTCCTGCCCGAGGTCGTCGAACCCGAAGCGGTCGCCGCCGCCTGCCGGCACTGCCGCGTCGGCGGCGCGGCCATCGACGACCTCGTCCGGTTCGACTCGTACGTCACCGTGGTCGCCGCCGAACACCTGCTCGACGGCCTGATCAGCACCGACGACCTGGTCCACCTCGGTATCCACGCCGCCCCCGACGACCACCGCGCGCTGGCCGACGTCATCGCCCGGCAGATCGAGTACGCCGACACGGTGGTGCTCTGGGGTGAGGCCGACGGCGGCGACTTCGAAACCCACCGGCTCGGTGTCCTGCTGCACCGGATGGCCCCCTGGGCGGTCCACCTGCGCGCCGGCGACCAGCCGGTCGTCGACGCCGGCTGGCTCGCCGCCCGACTGCGGCACACCGCCCGGCACCGTCCGGAAACCCCGGACGTGCTCACCCGTGGCATCGAGGGCTACACCCTCGGTGTGCACGAGCCGGTCGCCGACTGCGGCATCGTCTCGGCGGTGTTCCGCGCCCGGCGGCCGCTGCACCCGGGCCGGCTGCACGCCGCACTGGACGACCTGACGGCGGAGGCGCTGCGCTCGCGCGGCCACATCTGGCTGGCCAGCCAGCCGGAGACCGTGCTCGGCTGGGAAAGCGCCGGTGGCGGCCTCGGCCTACGCACCCTCGGCCCGTGGCTGGCCGCCGTACCCGACGCCGAGTGGGAGCAGGCCAGCGCGCAGCGGCGACTGGCCGCCGCGATGGAGTGGGACCCCTACTACGGCGACCGGCACCAGCACCTGGTCTTCGTCGGCGTCGACCTCGACCCCGCCGGCCTGCACCGACGGCTCGCCGCCTGCCTGCTCACCGACGCCGAGCTCGCCGACGGCGAAGCCGGCTGGCGGGCCCTACCGGACCCGTTCACCGGCTGCTGA
- a CDS encoding ParA family protein, translating to MTVVSVINYKGGVGKTTLTANIGAELAYRGHQVLMIDLDPQASLTFSFVEPTGWERELADERTILQWFGDVLDGGGAAPLDRYVYTPPTVNEVISQAGPGRLDLVPSHLMLTDADLDFAASLGGSRFQHGSPRFLALHRALADALAAPAFAGYQVVLVDCPPNFTMVTRTGIVASDHILIPARPDYLSTLGIDYLRKKVSELVTDYNRVAVGKADQISPEILGIVFTMVQYTGHGPLLALRNFIGHPATIEIPRFQQMIRDSKTVFAAAGEQGLPAVLMPDANINVQYELQQLTSEFLAKIRP from the coding sequence ATGACCGTGGTGTCCGTCATCAACTACAAAGGTGGCGTCGGGAAGACCACGCTCACCGCCAACATCGGCGCCGAACTGGCGTACCGGGGGCACCAGGTCCTGATGATCGACCTGGACCCGCAGGCGAGCCTGACGTTCTCGTTCGTCGAACCGACCGGGTGGGAACGGGAACTGGCCGACGAACGGACGATTCTGCAGTGGTTCGGTGACGTGCTCGACGGTGGCGGTGCCGCACCTCTGGACCGGTACGTGTACACCCCGCCGACTGTCAACGAGGTGATCAGCCAGGCCGGGCCGGGACGTCTCGACCTGGTGCCGTCACATCTGATGCTCACCGATGCCGATCTGGACTTCGCGGCCAGTCTCGGCGGCTCCCGGTTCCAACACGGCAGTCCGCGCTTCCTCGCGCTGCACCGGGCGCTCGCCGACGCGCTGGCCGCCCCGGCCTTCGCCGGATATCAGGTGGTCCTGGTCGACTGTCCGCCGAATTTCACTATGGTGACCCGGACCGGAATCGTGGCCAGCGATCACATCCTGATCCCGGCGCGCCCCGACTACCTGTCCACCCTCGGCATCGATTATCTGCGCAAGAAGGTCTCCGAGCTGGTCACCGACTACAACCGGGTCGCCGTCGGCAAAGCCGACCAGATCAGCCCGGAGATCCTCGGCATCGTCTTCACGATGGTGCAGTACACCGGTCACGGCCCACTGTTGGCGCTGCGCAACTTCATCGGTCATCCCGCCACCATCGAGATCCCGCGCTTCCAGCAGATGATCCGGGACAGCAAGACCGTGTTCGCCGCCGCAGGCGAGCAGGGGCTGCCGGCGGTGCTGATGCCGGATGCGAACATCAACGTCCAGTACGAGCTGCAACAGCTCACCAGTGAGTTCCTCGCCAAGATCCGCCCGTAG
- a CDS encoding EAL domain-containing protein: protein MAADRPVPARPRRAGTAALGVGVGAATVEVVWLVAGGPAAALASDLGATVVAGCATVACAETAGRHPPALRRFWLLLAATMGLAAAGRTIWTVNRLGADGLPHTPLIGAVFVAGIVTGTAALLSAVSAPRSGLGRARVVLDGVIVGLALVPVAWVVVYRDMAGADLDGTARSLGMFYPMLDLIQLVVLISVAAPARPLWPPLTLLGASLALRAGADAVYVSLIAQGQYQAGHPIDVCWPLSYLLVACASRYPPPADLGRLDETAEPAPIPWWRVALPYLTVGAAIVAIVVAGQPVPVVQGSAVALLAALALRQALAANENRRLAARLRQLAYTDQLTGLPNRLLFTRRLRQAIVARRGHGDQPGEPYPDSVADPDRAAVAVLLLDLDGFKQVNDRFGHASGDAVLAEVATRMRAVVAGAGLTARLGGDEFAVLLDPSAGPEPDRRDDPAADPERLAQRLLAALADGSGTSASIGIAAYGPQHTGDADLLRDADIAMYAAKAAGKSAYRFCTPALREAAVTRADLIADLRRAVDDGDQFELAYQPIVEVGSGVVRAAEALVRWRHPRHGLLSPARFLPLAEETGLVLPLDRWVLAAACRDAASWQDLAPGMSVAVNLAPAHLLRADLVGTVDEALTAAGLAPAGLTLELTETALIDSADEVLAGLRRLRELRVRISIDDFGTGYSSLSYLHRLPATDLKIDRSFVDRLDTRDATAYATVEMVTRLADAFGLVVVAEGVETETQHRAVAAIGCPRGQGYRYGRPQPVADLRRLLAVPPR, encoded by the coding sequence GTGGCAGCAGACCGTCCGGTGCCGGCGCGGCCCCGACGAGCCGGTACGGCGGCCCTCGGCGTCGGCGTCGGGGCCGCCACGGTCGAGGTCGTCTGGCTCGTCGCCGGTGGACCGGCGGCGGCGCTCGCCAGCGACCTCGGCGCCACCGTCGTCGCGGGCTGCGCCACCGTCGCCTGCGCCGAGACCGCCGGTCGGCACCCGCCGGCGCTGCGCCGCTTCTGGCTGCTGCTGGCGGCCACCATGGGGCTGGCCGCCGCCGGCCGTACCATCTGGACGGTCAACCGGCTCGGTGCCGACGGGCTGCCGCACACCCCGCTGATCGGCGCGGTCTTCGTCGCCGGCATCGTCACCGGCACCGCCGCGCTGCTGTCGGCGGTGTCCGCGCCCCGCAGCGGGCTGGGCCGGGCCCGGGTGGTGCTCGACGGGGTGATCGTCGGACTCGCGCTCGTCCCGGTCGCCTGGGTCGTGGTCTACCGGGACATGGCCGGTGCCGACCTGGACGGCACCGCCCGCAGCCTGGGCATGTTCTACCCGATGCTGGACCTGATCCAGCTCGTCGTGCTGATCTCGGTCGCCGCGCCGGCACGCCCACTGTGGCCGCCGCTGACCCTGCTCGGCGCCAGCCTCGCCCTGCGCGCCGGAGCCGACGCGGTGTACGTGTCGCTGATCGCCCAGGGGCAGTACCAGGCCGGGCATCCGATCGACGTCTGCTGGCCGTTGAGCTACCTGCTGGTCGCCTGCGCCAGCCGCTACCCGCCCCCGGCCGACCTTGGCCGCCTCGACGAGACCGCCGAACCCGCGCCGATACCGTGGTGGCGGGTGGCGCTGCCGTACCTGACGGTGGGGGCGGCGATCGTGGCGATCGTCGTCGCCGGGCAACCCGTACCGGTGGTGCAGGGCAGTGCGGTGGCGCTGCTCGCGGCGCTCGCCCTGCGTCAGGCGTTGGCCGCCAACGAGAACCGGCGGCTGGCCGCGCGGCTGCGGCAACTCGCCTACACCGACCAGTTGACCGGCCTGCCGAACCGGCTGCTGTTCACCCGGCGGCTCCGGCAGGCCATCGTCGCCCGACGTGGGCACGGCGACCAGCCGGGAGAGCCGTACCCGGATTCCGTGGCCGACCCCGACCGGGCCGCCGTCGCGGTCCTGCTGCTCGACCTCGACGGGTTCAAACAGGTCAACGACCGGTTCGGCCATGCCAGCGGCGACGCCGTACTGGCCGAGGTCGCGACCCGGATGCGGGCGGTCGTGGCCGGCGCGGGGCTGACCGCCCGGCTCGGCGGCGACGAGTTCGCCGTCCTGCTCGACCCGTCGGCCGGCCCGGAGCCGGACCGCCGTGACGATCCGGCGGCCGATCCCGAACGGCTGGCGCAGCGGCTGCTGGCCGCGCTCGCCGACGGCAGCGGCACGTCGGCGAGCATCGGCATCGCCGCGTATGGGCCGCAGCACACCGGTGACGCCGACCTGCTGCGTGACGCCGACATCGCCATGTACGCGGCGAAGGCGGCCGGCAAGTCGGCGTACCGGTTCTGCACGCCGGCCCTGCGGGAGGCGGCGGTGACCCGCGCCGACCTGATCGCCGACCTGCGCCGCGCGGTCGACGACGGCGACCAGTTCGAGCTGGCGTACCAGCCGATCGTCGAGGTCGGCAGCGGGGTGGTCCGGGCGGCCGAGGCGCTCGTACGGTGGCGGCATCCCCGGCACGGGCTGCTCAGCCCCGCCCGGTTCCTGCCGCTGGCCGAGGAGACCGGGCTGGTGCTGCCGCTGGACCGGTGGGTGCTCGCCGCCGCCTGCCGGGACGCGGCGTCCTGGCAGGACCTGGCGCCGGGCATGTCGGTGGCGGTGAACCTGGCCCCGGCCCATCTGCTCCGTGCCGATCTGGTCGGTACGGTCGACGAGGCGCTGACGGCGGCCGGGCTCGCACCGGCCGGGCTGACCCTGGAGCTGACCGAGACGGCGTTGATCGACAGCGCCGACGAGGTGCTCGCCGGCCTGCGCCGGCTGCGGGAGCTGCGGGTACGGATCTCGATCGACGACTTCGGCACCGGCTACTCGTCGCTGAGTTACCTGCACCGGTTGCCGGCCACCGACCTGAAGATCGACCGCAGTTTCGTCGACCGGCTCGACACCCGGGACGCGACCGCGTACGCGACGGTCGAGATGGTCACCCGGTTGGCGGATGCGTTCGGGCTGGTCGTGGTCGCCGAGGGGGTGGAGACCGAGACGCAGCACCGGGCGGTCGCGGCGATCGGCTGCCCACGCGGGCAGGGCTACCGGTACGGCCGGCCGCAGCCGGTCGCCGACCTGCGGCGGCTGCTCGCCGTACCGCCGAGGTGA
- the rpmB gene encoding 50S ribosomal protein L28, with the protein MSRRCDVTGATPSFGNAVSHSHRRTRRQWRPNLQRHRYWLAAERRWITLTLTAGAMRTVDRRGIEAVVADLRAKGARI; encoded by the coding sequence ATGTCCCGACGATGTGACGTCACCGGCGCCACCCCTAGCTTCGGCAACGCCGTGTCCCACTCGCACCGGCGCACCCGCCGGCAGTGGCGACCCAACCTGCAACGGCACCGGTACTGGCTGGCCGCCGAGCGCCGCTGGATCACCCTGACCCTCACCGCCGGAGCCATGCGGACCGTCGACCGTCGCGGCATCGAGGCCGTCGTCGCCGACCTGCGGGCGAAGGGAGCGCGGATCTGA
- a CDS encoding SAM-dependent methyltransferase: MVDDPSNGPAPAPKLDTTVPQTARIWNYLLGGKDNYAVDREVGDQIRDAFPEMAQNARLSRDFLARAVRHLAGPAGVRQFLDIGTGLPTADNTHEVAQAVAPEARIVYVDNDPLVLVHARALLTSTPQGVTDYIDADLRDPESILREAGRTLDFSQPVALMLMGILGHIADDDDAAGIVGRLLDALPSGSYLALYDGADTSPGVVEAARIWNESANPQYHLRSPQRISRFFDGLDLVEPGVAPVNRWRPEPDQARLPESDQYCGVGRKP; this comes from the coding sequence GTGGTCGACGACCCCTCGAACGGGCCCGCTCCAGCGCCCAAGCTGGACACCACCGTTCCGCAGACCGCCCGGATCTGGAACTACCTGCTCGGCGGCAAGGACAACTACGCCGTCGACCGGGAGGTCGGCGACCAGATCCGCGACGCCTTCCCGGAGATGGCGCAGAACGCCCGGCTGTCCCGGGACTTCCTGGCCCGCGCGGTGCGCCACCTGGCCGGCCCCGCCGGCGTCCGCCAGTTTCTCGACATCGGCACCGGCCTGCCGACCGCCGACAACACCCACGAGGTCGCCCAGGCGGTGGCACCCGAGGCCCGGATCGTCTACGTCGACAACGACCCGCTGGTGCTGGTGCACGCCCGGGCCCTGCTGACCAGCACCCCGCAGGGCGTCACCGACTACATCGACGCCGACCTGCGCGATCCGGAGTCGATCCTGCGGGAGGCCGGCCGTACCCTCGACTTCAGCCAGCCGGTCGCGCTGATGCTGATGGGGATTCTCGGTCACATCGCCGACGACGACGATGCCGCAGGCATCGTCGGCCGCCTGCTCGACGCGTTGCCGTCCGGCAGCTACCTGGCCCTCTACGACGGTGCCGACACCAGTCCCGGCGTGGTCGAGGCCGCCCGGATCTGGAACGAATCGGCCAACCCGCAGTACCACCTGCGCAGCCCACAGCGGATCAGCCGGTTCTTCGACGGGCTCGACCTGGTCGAGCCGGGGGTGGCACCGGTGAACCGCTGGCGGCCGGAGCCGGACCAGGCGCGGCTACCCGAATCCGACCAGTACTGCGGCGTCGGCCGCAAGCCGTAG
- a CDS encoding adhesin yields MLTMTDNAVFVIREIAAQQQAPESAGLRIAADPTAGSLTLTLADQPDTGDQVVDSSGARVFLDPDAAAMLQDKALDAAVDDDGGVRFGIASQAG; encoded by the coding sequence ATGCTGACCATGACCGACAACGCCGTGTTCGTGATCCGGGAGATCGCCGCGCAGCAGCAGGCGCCGGAGAGCGCCGGACTGCGGATCGCCGCCGACCCGACCGCAGGTTCGCTCACGCTCACCCTCGCCGACCAGCCGGACACCGGTGACCAGGTGGTGGACTCCTCCGGTGCCCGGGTCTTTCTCGACCCCGACGCCGCCGCCATGCTGCAGGACAAGGCTCTCGACGCGGCCGTCGACGACGACGGCGGGGTGCGGTTCGGCATCGCCAGCCAGGCCGGCTGA
- a CDS encoding winged helix-turn-helix domain-containing protein translates to MDADVRLRLIALLERLLDEPPAAGTHPAGPVELVDPAALRIYPDSRTVFLGLAEIALTRREFDLLLCLAGRPRQVLTREQLLDQVWGHRRSGPRSVDVHVRRLRAKLGDDLPVVRTIHGVGYRLDGAVPVAVLRSNDNDSHYHRSVHVPTM, encoded by the coding sequence ATGGACGCCGACGTACGACTCCGCCTCATCGCGTTGCTCGAGCGGTTGCTCGACGAGCCGCCCGCCGCCGGTACCCACCCGGCCGGACCGGTCGAGCTGGTCGATCCCGCCGCGCTGCGTATCTACCCGGACTCGCGGACCGTGTTCCTGGGGTTGGCCGAGATCGCGCTCACCCGGCGCGAGTTCGACCTGCTGCTCTGCCTGGCTGGTCGCCCCCGACAGGTCTTAACCCGGGAACAGCTGCTCGATCAGGTGTGGGGGCACCGGCGCAGTGGCCCACGCAGCGTCGACGTGCACGTGCGGCGGCTGCGCGCCAAGCTCGGTGACGACCTGCCCGTGGTGCGCACCATCCACGGGGTCGGCTACCGGTTGGACGGGGCCGTCCCGGTCGCGGTGCTACGCTCTAATGATAACGATTCCCATTATCACAGGAGTGTCCATGTCCCGACGATGTGA
- the rpmG gene encoding 50S ribosomal protein L33 gives MARQTALRPVIKLRSTEGTGYTYVTRKNRRNDPDRLVLRKYDPVLRRHVLFREER, from the coding sequence ATGGCCCGACAGACCGCCCTCCGCCCGGTGATCAAGCTGCGCAGCACCGAAGGCACCGGCTACACGTACGTCACCCGGAAGAACCGCCGCAACGATCCGGACCGGCTGGTGCTACGCAAGTACGACCCGGTGCTGCGCCGCCACGTGCTGTTCCGCGAGGAGCGCTGA
- a CDS encoding ATP-binding domain-containing protein has protein sequence MADMSAEIAAEQEHFDAAAAERDRRRTRLDALAGSGADKAAAARLRQYATTAARALGDADEAVAFGRIDADSGPALYLGRHLISADGSADPLVVNWQAPAAARYFTASPDDPQGLVRKRSYRCTGNTIEHLDDVLFAEIAAGVAAAAGGPEPGGAAGVDAHLLAELARGRTGTLRDIVATIQAAQYELIRSPLDQVLVVEGGPGTGKTAIALHRVSWLLFQHADLAADDVLVVGPHPTFMRYISQVLPGLGDAEVELRDISRLAPAVRRGRAEPAAVARLKGDARMAGLLDRALRNRIGTPDPAERLLLGSRFVTLPGEQVQAALDAAAAADLPYSGRRQLFRDRLADLVHDRAGVDPRGEPALANLVERLWPQQTPPVFLRGLLASRPRLRAADDAGFTTEELALLHRRGADRISEEVWSAADLPLLDELDHLIDGAPQRRYGHVVVDEAQDLSPMQLRAVARRSRTGSCTVLGDLAQSTGAWARDSWDEVTRHLPATHPVRVAPLRYGYRVPRQAYQFAAQLLPVAAPQVTPPEVVRDGPAEPGVHRVGLTERAGRVVAVATAHAEKGAFVGIVCPPRCRREVEAALADNEVTWSSAQQGDLGSAINLVSPAEAKGLEFDAVVVVEPEQIVADDDRGHRMLYVALTRTTGHLDVVCVGEPMPLAAPRPATSGATDDQPEFTDRVARQLAEHLAGQLRAGAPAAHWAQVLDEVRRQLDS, from the coding sequence ATGGCCGACATGTCCGCGGAGATCGCCGCCGAGCAGGAGCATTTCGACGCCGCCGCCGCCGAACGGGACCGCCGCCGCACCCGGCTCGACGCGCTCGCCGGCAGCGGCGCCGACAAGGCGGCGGCGGCCCGGCTGCGCCAGTACGCCACGACAGCCGCCCGGGCCCTCGGCGACGCCGACGAGGCGGTCGCGTTCGGCCGCATCGACGCCGACTCCGGCCCCGCGCTGTACCTCGGCCGGCACCTGATCAGCGCCGACGGCAGCGCCGATCCGCTGGTGGTGAACTGGCAGGCACCGGCCGCCGCCCGCTACTTCACGGCCAGCCCGGACGACCCGCAGGGCCTGGTCCGCAAACGCAGCTACCGGTGCACCGGCAACACCATCGAGCACCTCGACGACGTACTGTTCGCCGAGATCGCCGCCGGCGTGGCCGCAGCGGCCGGCGGCCCGGAGCCCGGCGGCGCGGCCGGGGTCGACGCCCACCTGCTCGCCGAGCTGGCCCGGGGCCGCACCGGGACGCTGCGCGACATCGTCGCCACCATCCAGGCCGCCCAGTACGAACTGATCCGTTCCCCGCTGGACCAGGTGCTCGTCGTCGAGGGCGGGCCCGGCACCGGCAAGACCGCGATCGCCCTGCACCGGGTCTCCTGGCTGCTGTTCCAGCACGCCGACCTGGCCGCCGACGACGTGCTGGTGGTCGGGCCGCATCCGACGTTCATGCGCTACATCAGCCAGGTGCTGCCCGGCCTCGGCGACGCCGAGGTCGAGCTGCGCGACATCAGCCGGCTCGCCCCGGCGGTACGGCGGGGCCGGGCCGAACCGGCGGCGGTGGCCCGGCTCAAGGGGGACGCCCGGATGGCCGGGCTGCTCGACCGGGCCCTGCGTAACCGGATCGGCACCCCCGATCCGGCGGAGCGGCTGCTGCTCGGCAGCCGGTTCGTCACCCTGCCCGGCGAGCAGGTGCAGGCGGCGCTGGACGCCGCAGCAGCCGCCGACCTGCCGTACAGCGGCCGCCGGCAGCTGTTCCGGGACCGGCTCGCCGACCTGGTCCACGACCGGGCCGGGGTCGACCCGCGCGGCGAACCGGCGCTGGCCAACCTGGTCGAACGGCTCTGGCCGCAGCAGACCCCGCCGGTGTTCCTGCGTGGCCTGCTCGCCTCCCGGCCCCGGTTGCGGGCCGCCGACGACGCCGGGTTCACCACCGAGGAGCTGGCCCTGCTGCACCGCCGGGGCGCCGACCGCATCTCCGAGGAGGTCTGGTCCGCCGCCGACCTGCCGCTGCTCGACGAGCTGGACCATCTCATCGACGGCGCACCGCAGCGCCGGTACGGACACGTGGTGGTCGACGAGGCGCAGGACCTGTCGCCGATGCAGCTGCGGGCGGTGGCCCGACGCAGCCGCACCGGGTCGTGCACCGTACTCGGCGATCTGGCCCAGTCCACCGGGGCCTGGGCCCGTGACAGCTGGGACGAGGTGACCCGGCACCTGCCGGCGACCCACCCGGTACGGGTCGCGCCGCTACGGTACGGCTACCGGGTGCCCCGGCAGGCGTACCAGTTCGCCGCCCAGCTGCTGCCGGTCGCCGCGCCGCAGGTGACCCCGCCGGAGGTGGTCCGCGACGGGCCGGCCGAGCCCGGCGTGCACCGGGTCGGGCTGACCGAACGGGCCGGCCGGGTCGTCGCCGTCGCCACGGCGCACGCCGAGAAGGGCGCGTTCGTCGGCATCGTCTGCCCGCCGCGCTGCCGCCGCGAGGTGGAGGCGGCCCTGGCCGACAACGAGGTGACCTGGAGCAGCGCCCAGCAGGGTGACCTCGGGTCGGCGATCAACCTGGTCAGTCCGGCCGAGGCCAAGGGGTTGGAGTTCGACGCCGTGGTGGTCGTCGAGCCGGAGCAGATCGTCGCCGACGACGACCGTGGCCACCGGATGCTGTACGTCGCGTTGACCCGGACCACCGGACATCTGGACGTGGTCTGCGTCGGCGAGCCGATGCCGTTGGCGGCACCGCGCCCGGCCACGTCCGGCGCGACCGACGACCAGCCCGAGTTCACCGACCGGGTCGCCCGTCAGCTCGCCGAGCATCTCGCCGGCCAGCTGCGCGCGGGTGCGCCGGCCGCGCACTGGGCCCAGGTCCTCGACGAGGTACGCCGTCAACTGGACAGCTGA